The Actinomycetota bacterium DNA segment TTACCGTCCCGGAGCATCTGCGCCGCTTCATCCGAAAGAACCAGCGGGTGGCTTACTCTGCCCTGTTCAAGGCCTCCTCTGAGGCCATCAAAAAGCTCGCCCTTGATCAAAAGTACATCGGCGGAGATCTCCCCGGTTTCCTTGGGGTCCTCCACACCTGGGGACGAACCCTCGAGTTTCACCCCCATATCCATTACATCGTCCCCGGAGGCGCCCTCTCCACCTCCGACGGCCTCTGGCACCCCTCCAGGACCGATTTCTATCTCCCCGTCCGAGCTCTCTCCATCATCTTCAAAGCCAAGTTCCGTGATGAAATGAAAGAAGCCGGTCTCTTCGATCAAATCTCCTCTGAGGTCTGGCAGCTCGACTGGAACGTCAACTCCCAAGCCGTAGGGTCTAGCGAAGCAAGCCTCAAATACCTCGCCCCTTACGTCTTCAGAGTCGCCATCTCCAATTCTCGCATCGTTAAAATCGAAGACCGCACCGTCTTCATTCGCTATCGCAAACCTCACAGCAACCGCTTGAGAACCCTCGCTCTGGAGGTCATGGAGTTTATCCGGCGCTTTTTACAGCATGTCCTACCCACCGGCTTCATGAAAGTCCGTTACTATGGATTCATGAATCCTAATTGTGGAGTCTCTCTGGATCGCATCAGCACTCTGATCGAATTGAGCTATGGCTTCAATGTGGTCTTACCCAACACCGACCTCGAATCCTGGCAGCCCATTACTTGCCCAAACTGTGGAGGAACACTTAGGCTCTATTCCCTACTGCTGCCCTCGAGAGTTCTGGTGTGGCCGGGATAGGAGGTACACGCATCACAAACAAAACCTAAATCCCTACAGCTTCCCCCTTGCGCTTTGCTGCTTAGGTGGTGTCGCTGAGGTGCGACCAAGTTCCTAAAAGCTTCAGCTTGTACGGCCTCAGATCTAAGGATTCTGGCCAGGGAAACCGCTCTGCCTGAGAGAAAACAGGCATCTTAAATTCGATGCCCCACCATCCTGGCTGAGATTCTGCTCTTTGCAGCCTCCCGATCAAAT contains these protein-coding regions:
- a CDS encoding transposase; protein product: MPNIHRKVIDAIIGCRTEACGVALYECEKCGQLHRVYRSCGNRHCPTCQYHKIRQWLEKQILRQLPGHHFLLTFTVPEHLRRFIRKNQRVAYSALFKASSEAIKKLALDQKYIGGDLPGFLGVLHTWGRTLEFHPHIHYIVPGGALSTSDGLWHPSRTDFYLPVRALSIIFKAKFRDEMKEAGLFDQISSEVWQLDWNVNSQAVGSSEASLKYLAPYVFRVAISNSRIVKIEDRTVFIRYRKPHSNRLRTLALEVMEFIRRFLQHVLPTGFMKVRYYGFMNPNCGVSLDRISTLIELSYGFNVVLPNTDLESWQPITCPNCGGTLRLYSLLLPSRVLVWPG